A stretch of the Massilia varians genome encodes the following:
- the paoC gene encoding aldehyde oxidoreductase molybdenum-binding subunit PaoC: MKFNEPATSNPIDQLKVVGQPIDRIDGPLKTTGTAPYALDRHDVVPNQAHGYVIGAAIPTGRIVSMDLAAARAAPGVIAIVTAQNAGKLTKGNFNTAMLLGGPRVEHYHQAVALVVAETFEQARDAASLVRIKYDRDKGDFDLRAVQNKAIAPKSEAAETRIGNFTGAFASSPVKLDAEYHTAHESHMMMEPHASVAAWDGDQLTVWTSNQMIAWAKGDLAKTLGIPKDKVRVLSPYVGGGFGSKLFLRADVVLAALGAKAARRPVRVPLQRALIPNNTTHRSATVQRIRIGATREGKITAIGHESWSGNLKDGSPENAATQTRSLYAGEHRMTSNRVAAMDLPEANAMRAPGEAPGMAALEIAMDEMAEKLGMDPVQFRILNDTQVVPDNPEKPASSDPQSKKPEKEKHIANPPFSKRQFVQCLQQGAQRFGWERRSSKPGTVRDGRWLVGMGVAGAFRDSLLTKSAARVRLDRRGMLTVETDMTDIGTGSYTIIAQTASEMMGVPLERVRVRLGDSSLPASCGSGGQWGGHNSTAGVYAACLKLREAVARQAGFEPERAIFADGLVRMGERSLPLSKAVAGRELVGEDLIEYGDIDKRYQLSTFGAHFVEVGVDAVTCEIRIRRMLAVCAAGRILNPKTARSQVIGAMTMGAGAALMEELAVDKRLGYFVNHDLAGYEVPVHADIPHQEVIFLDEVDPMSTPMKAKGIAELGICGVAAAVANAVYNATGVRVREYPITLDKLITKMPLQA, from the coding sequence ATGAAATTCAACGAACCAGCCACCAGCAACCCGATCGACCAGCTCAAGGTGGTGGGCCAGCCGATCGACCGCATCGACGGTCCGCTCAAGACCACCGGCACCGCGCCCTATGCGCTCGACCGCCACGACGTGGTGCCCAACCAGGCGCACGGCTACGTGATCGGCGCGGCCATCCCGACCGGACGGATCGTCTCGATGGACCTGGCGGCGGCCAGGGCTGCGCCAGGCGTGATCGCCATCGTCACGGCCCAGAATGCCGGCAAGCTCACCAAGGGCAACTTCAACACCGCCATGCTGCTGGGCGGACCGCGCGTCGAGCACTACCACCAGGCCGTTGCGCTGGTGGTGGCCGAGACCTTCGAGCAGGCGCGCGACGCCGCGTCGCTGGTGCGCATCAAGTACGATCGCGACAAGGGAGACTTCGACCTGCGGGCAGTGCAGAACAAGGCCATCGCGCCGAAGTCGGAAGCGGCCGAGACCAGGATCGGGAACTTCACCGGCGCCTTTGCCTCGAGCCCGGTGAAGCTGGACGCCGAGTACCACACCGCCCACGAATCGCACATGATGATGGAGCCGCACGCCAGCGTGGCCGCCTGGGACGGCGACCAGCTCACGGTGTGGACCTCGAACCAGATGATCGCCTGGGCCAAGGGCGACCTGGCCAAGACCCTGGGCATCCCGAAGGACAAGGTGCGCGTGCTCTCGCCCTACGTCGGCGGCGGCTTCGGCTCGAAACTGTTCCTGCGCGCCGACGTGGTGCTGGCGGCGCTGGGGGCGAAGGCGGCGCGCCGTCCGGTGCGCGTGCCGCTGCAGCGCGCGCTCATCCCGAACAACACCACGCACCGCTCGGCGACCGTGCAGCGCATCCGCATCGGCGCCACCCGCGAAGGGAAAATCACCGCCATCGGCCACGAAAGCTGGTCCGGCAACCTGAAGGACGGCTCGCCGGAGAACGCGGCGACCCAGACCCGCTCGCTGTACGCGGGCGAGCACCGCATGACTTCCAACCGCGTGGCCGCGATGGACCTGCCGGAAGCGAACGCGATGCGCGCCCCGGGCGAGGCGCCGGGCATGGCGGCGCTCGAGATCGCGATGGACGAGATGGCGGAGAAGCTGGGCATGGACCCGGTGCAGTTCCGCATCCTGAACGACACCCAGGTAGTGCCGGACAATCCGGAAAAGCCCGCTTCCAGCGACCCGCAGTCGAAGAAGCCGGAGAAAGAGAAGCACATTGCCAATCCGCCGTTTTCGAAGCGGCAGTTCGTCCAGTGCCTGCAGCAAGGCGCCCAGCGCTTCGGCTGGGAGCGCAGGTCGAGCAAGCCGGGCACCGTGCGCGACGGCCGCTGGCTGGTCGGCATGGGCGTGGCCGGGGCCTTCCGCGACAGCCTCCTGACCAAGTCGGCGGCGCGCGTGCGCCTCGACCGGCGCGGCATGCTGACGGTGGAAACCGACATGACCGACATCGGCACCGGCAGCTACACCATCATCGCCCAGACGGCCAGCGAGATGATGGGCGTGCCGCTCGAGCGGGTGCGGGTGCGGCTGGGCGACTCGAGCCTGCCGGCATCCTGCGGCTCGGGCGGGCAGTGGGGCGGGCACAACTCGACGGCCGGCGTGTACGCCGCCTGCCTCAAGCTGCGCGAGGCGGTGGCGCGCCAGGCCGGCTTCGAGCCGGAGCGCGCCATCTTCGCCGACGGCCTGGTGCGCATGGGCGAGCGCAGCCTGCCGCTGTCCAAGGCGGTGGCCGGGCGCGAGCTGGTGGGCGAGGACCTGATCGAATACGGCGACATCGACAAGCGCTACCAGCTGTCCACCTTCGGCGCGCACTTCGTCGAGGTGGGCGTCGACGCGGTGACCTGCGAGATCCGCATCCGCCGCATGCTGGCGGTGTGCGCGGCCGGGCGCATCCTCAATCCCAAGACCGCGCGCAGCCAGGTGATCGGCGCGATGACGATGGGCGCCGGGGCGGCGCTGATGGAGGAACTGGCCGTCGACAAGCGGCTCGGCTACTTCGTCAACCACGACCTGGCCGGCTACGAGGTGCCGGTGCATGCCGACATCCCGCACCAGGAAGTGATCTTCCTGGACGAGGTCGACCCGATGTCCACGCCCATGAAGGCCAAGGGCATCGCCGAGCTGGGCATCTGCGGCGTGGCGGCGGCGGTGGCCAATGCCGTGTACAACGCCACCGGGGTGCGGGTGCGCGAGTATCCGATCACCCTCGATAAGCTGATCACGAAGATGCCGCTGCAGGCTTGA
- a CDS encoding nuclear transport factor 2 family protein, translated as MKRFLAAAFLLLGLIGIARAETDAQLTKQVNAFVDEWHDDAANARMAYFDKIAADGVYIGTDRSELWKRDAFKTWAKKYFERKSAWSFKATRRNVYASADKSLIWFDELLDTPNMGPCMASGVIRKTAKGFEIVHYQLSMAVPNEVAGRVTALIAEHEQAGKPAGK; from the coding sequence ATGAAACGATTCCTCGCCGCCGCCTTCCTGTTGCTGGGCCTGATCGGCATCGCCCGTGCCGAGACCGACGCCCAGCTCACCAAGCAGGTCAATGCCTTCGTCGACGAATGGCACGACGACGCGGCCAACGCGCGCATGGCCTATTTCGACAAGATCGCCGCCGACGGCGTGTACATCGGCACCGACCGCAGCGAATTGTGGAAGCGCGACGCGTTCAAGACCTGGGCCAAGAAGTACTTTGAGCGCAAGTCGGCCTGGAGCTTCAAGGCCACGCGCCGCAATGTCTATGCCTCGGCCGACAAGTCGCTGATCTGGTTCGACGAACTGCTCGACACCCCGAACATGGGCCCGTGCATGGCCAGCGGCGTGATCCGCAAGACGGCCAAGGGCTTCGAGATCGTGCATTACCAGCTGTCGATGGCGGTGCCGAACGAGGTGGCGGGGCGGGTGACGGCGCTGATCGCCGAGCACGAACAAGCGGGCAAGCCGGCCGGCAAATAA
- a CDS encoding CHRD domain-containing protein, with protein MKKVLTALALAASALALAPAAQGADVYRAVASGPGESPPNRSPGESIATLEVDGSLLRADVPFRDLLAGTTVAHIHCCTTEAFTGVAPPAISLTDFPMMVTAGDYTHTFDLSDAAVWDPAFLSQFGGTPSSAGAALLAGMNANQAYLNIHTTEYPNGEIRGFVVSAPIPEPATWGMLGVGLAGLALMARRRHSQVR; from the coding sequence ATGAAAAAAGTACTGACCGCACTTGCGCTTGCCGCTTCGGCGCTGGCCCTCGCGCCGGCGGCCCAGGGTGCCGACGTCTACCGTGCCGTAGCCAGCGGCCCGGGCGAGTCGCCGCCCAACAGGTCGCCCGGCGAGAGCATCGCCACCCTTGAGGTCGATGGTTCGCTGCTGCGGGCCGACGTGCCGTTCCGCGACCTGCTCGCCGGCACGACCGTCGCCCACATCCATTGCTGCACCACCGAAGCTTTCACCGGGGTGGCGCCGCCGGCGATCTCGCTGACGGATTTCCCCATGATGGTGACCGCGGGCGACTACACCCACACCTTCGACCTGAGCGACGCGGCGGTCTGGGATCCGGCCTTCCTGTCCCAGTTCGGCGGCACGCCGTCGAGCGCCGGCGCGGCGCTGCTGGCGGGCATGAACGCCAACCAGGCCTACCTCAACATCCACACGACCGAGTATCCGAACGGCGAGATCCGCGGCTTCGTGGTGAGCGCGCCGATTCCGGAACCGGCGACCTGGGGAATGCTGGGGGTTGGCCTGGCCGGACTGGCGCTGATGGCGCGCCGCCGGCACAGCCAGGTCAGATGA
- a CDS encoding sensor histidine kinase yields the protein MRPADSLKRRIVVAFMLFGLGASCLFAVIAAIAVEGIEVQLVDKRLEAAVAWAAPRQAAGLDVDMPAGLRFHRNEGIPAPLRGLSDGVHIIDVGASRLHVLAGHDAYGSWVLADHESDYDKIELVVYSMFAAVLLGLVLLASLLGGFFAARVVTPIVELAQSVRHGGAAPELTGRKDELGVLARALEDHTAELRAFLDRERYFTGDVSHELRSPLTVIMGAAEILMQQSAPAVRAPAERIYRAAREAAESVTVLLLLARAPELGTLAPVDVHAVAEDEVEKYRALVAGKPVALRFVDGPLLAVRAPRELVAAAIGNLIRNACQYTDRGEVVVRLLPDRVVVEDTGPGLPPAVEATLGSGGAPSSGSGGTGLGLALARRICDFLGAGFAYEARLGGGSRFTLRFPAA from the coding sequence ATGCGTCCCGCTGATTCCCTCAAGCGCCGCATCGTCGTCGCCTTCATGCTGTTCGGCCTCGGCGCCTCATGCTTGTTCGCCGTCATCGCCGCCATCGCGGTGGAAGGCATCGAAGTGCAGCTGGTCGACAAGCGCCTGGAGGCGGCGGTGGCCTGGGCCGCCCCGCGCCAGGCCGCCGGCCTGGACGTCGACATGCCGGCCGGCCTGCGCTTCCACCGTAACGAAGGGATTCCCGCACCCTTGCGCGGCCTGTCCGACGGCGTGCATATCATCGACGTCGGCGCCAGTCGCCTGCACGTGCTGGCCGGGCATGACGCGTACGGCAGCTGGGTGCTGGCCGACCATGAAAGCGACTACGACAAGATCGAGCTGGTGGTGTACTCGATGTTCGCCGCCGTGCTGCTCGGCCTCGTGCTGCTGGCTTCGCTGCTGGGCGGCTTCTTCGCCGCCCGCGTGGTCACGCCGATCGTCGAGCTGGCGCAGTCGGTCCGCCATGGCGGCGCGGCGCCGGAACTGACGGGGCGCAAGGACGAACTGGGCGTGCTCGCGCGCGCCCTGGAAGACCACACCGCCGAGCTGCGCGCCTTCCTCGACCGCGAACGCTACTTCACCGGCGACGTCAGCCACGAACTGCGCAGCCCGCTTACCGTGATCATGGGCGCCGCCGAGATCCTGATGCAGCAATCCGCGCCCGCCGTGCGCGCCCCGGCCGAGCGCATCTACCGGGCGGCGCGCGAGGCCGCGGAATCGGTCACCGTGCTCCTGCTGCTGGCGCGCGCGCCCGAGCTCGGCACGCTGGCCCCGGTCGACGTCCATGCCGTGGCCGAGGACGAAGTCGAAAAATACCGCGCGCTGGTCGCCGGCAAGCCGGTCGCCCTGCGCTTCGTCGACGGCCCGCTGCTCGCCGTGCGCGCCCCGCGCGAGCTGGTGGCGGCCGCCATCGGCAACCTGATACGCAATGCCTGCCAGTACACCGACCGCGGCGAGGTCGTGGTGCGCCTGCTGCCGGACCGGGTGGTGGTCGAAGACACCGGACCCGGCCTGCCGCCGGCGGTCGAGGCCACCCTCGGCAGCGGCGGCGCGCCCTCGAGCGGATCGGGCGGCACCGGCCTGGGACTGGCGCTGGCCCGGCGCATCTGCGATTTCCTCGGCGCCGGTTTCGCCTACGAAGCACGCCTGGGGGGCGGCAGCCGCTTCACGCTCCGCTTTCCCGCCGCCTGA
- the gluQRS gene encoding tRNA glutamyl-Q(34) synthetase GluQRS, which produces MSLPTSPYIGRFAPSPTGPLHAGSLVAALASYLDARAHHGTWLVRIEDIDEGRSVPGAAEGILALLAQLGMHADGEVVWQSRRKHLYQAAAARIAEHTYPCGCNRREIADSRLGFAPDGAAIYPGTCRYGLAEGRGMRSLRLRVPEPGYDVVGFTDRFAGEVTQRLSAESGDFVLKRADGFWAYQLAVVVDDAEQSVTDIVRGADLLDSTPRQIFLQRVLGVPTPRYLHVPVVRNEHGEKLSKQTGALAVAPGDEAAAIDALLQAARFLGLPLERPASLQAFWQAAIPAWSRLLATRPGALIAPGLI; this is translated from the coding sequence ATGTCGCTACCTACTTCACCTTACATCGGCCGTTTCGCCCCATCGCCGACCGGCCCGCTGCATGCCGGTTCGCTGGTCGCGGCCCTGGCCAGCTACCTCGACGCCCGTGCCCACCACGGCACCTGGCTGGTGCGCATCGAGGACATCGACGAGGGCCGCAGCGTGCCCGGCGCGGCCGAAGGCATCCTGGCCCTGCTGGCGCAGCTGGGCATGCACGCCGACGGCGAAGTCGTCTGGCAGAGCCGGCGCAAGCACCTGTACCAGGCCGCCGCCGCGCGCATCGCCGAACACACCTACCCCTGCGGCTGCAACCGGCGCGAGATCGCCGATTCGCGCCTCGGATTCGCCCCCGATGGCGCCGCGATCTATCCCGGCACCTGCCGCTACGGGCTGGCCGAGGGACGCGGCATGCGCAGCCTGCGCCTGCGCGTGCCGGAACCGGGCTACGACGTCGTCGGCTTCACGGACCGCTTCGCGGGCGAGGTCACGCAGCGTCTCAGCGCGGAATCGGGCGACTTCGTCCTGAAGCGCGCCGACGGTTTCTGGGCCTACCAGCTGGCGGTGGTGGTGGACGATGCCGAGCAGAGCGTCACCGACATCGTGCGCGGCGCCGACCTGCTCGACTCCACGCCGCGCCAGATCTTCCTGCAGCGCGTGCTCGGGGTGCCGACCCCGCGTTACCTGCACGTGCCCGTGGTGCGCAACGAGCACGGCGAAAAACTGTCGAAGCAGACCGGCGCGCTGGCCGTGGCGCCGGGCGATGAAGCGGCGGCGATCGACGCACTGCTGCAGGCGGCGCGCTTCCTTGGCTTGCCATTGGAAAGGCCGGCATCGCTGCAGGCCTTCTGGCAAGCGGCGATACCGGCCTGGAGCCGCTTGCTGGCGACCCGCCCGGGCGCATTGATCGCGCCAGGCCTCATCTGA
- a CDS encoding phosphatase PAP2 family protein, translated as MPAYATERAARRHAGILLDARSRLRLAAALALMAPLIAALGQWTDVDLMLADWLYNRATGNFPWREAWLTATFGHEIVKAGLTLLAIVFVVLALLDVVRPQPMLERPLARLRLRVIACSAVLVPLATSLLKQASSAHCPWDLARYGGSEPYVRLFEALPAGSLPGHCMPAGHASSALWLVSLAVLWLPGPGRGAWRAACLALAPGLVLGWMQQMRGAHFLTHTLWSAWIACAIVLALVVLLQPSGETVRRAPAGTRFRAR; from the coding sequence ATGCCTGCGTACGCAACTGAACGGGCGGCGCGCCGGCATGCGGGCATCCTGCTGGACGCGCGCAGCCGCCTGCGGCTTGCCGCCGCACTGGCCCTGATGGCGCCGCTCATTGCGGCATTGGGACAATGGACCGACGTCGACCTGATGCTGGCCGACTGGCTGTACAACCGCGCCACGGGCAACTTCCCCTGGCGCGAAGCATGGCTCACCGCGACCTTCGGCCACGAGATAGTCAAGGCGGGCCTGACGCTGCTGGCGATTGTCTTCGTGGTGCTGGCGCTGCTTGATGTCGTCCGACCGCAGCCGATGCTGGAGCGGCCCCTGGCGCGGCTGCGCCTGCGCGTGATCGCCTGCTCCGCCGTGCTGGTGCCGCTGGCGACCAGCCTGCTCAAGCAGGCCAGCAGCGCGCACTGCCCCTGGGATCTGGCGCGTTACGGCGGCAGCGAGCCCTATGTGCGCCTGTTCGAGGCGCTGCCGGCGGGAAGCCTGCCCGGCCATTGCATGCCGGCCGGCCATGCGTCGAGTGCGCTGTGGCTGGTGTCGCTGGCGGTGTTGTGGCTGCCGGGGCCGGGCCGCGGGGCATGGCGCGCCGCCTGCCTGGCGCTGGCGCCGGGGCTGGTGCTGGGCTGGATGCAGCAGATGCGCGGCGCCCACTTCCTGACCCACACCTTGTGGTCGGCCTGGATCGCCTGCGCCATCGTGCTGGCCCTGGTGGTGCTGCTGCAGCCTAGCGGTGAAACTGTCCGTCGCGCTCCGGCTGGTACTCGATTCCGCGCACGCTGA
- a CDS encoding phosphoethanolamine transferase, with protein sequence MPYQFPRRISANLLVFGVALLLASAANINFWSSFIHAVGGFSLARLPLLAGSFAIVVLLFYALLTPFSFRYVAKPALVVFILVASASAWFINQYGIVIDKAIIQSMFETDSREAGELLSWRLAVFVLLTGGLPALLVARARVDFPRGLRATGRRLGLGAAALAAAALLLVLLFKTLAPVVREHRELRYLLTPTNVVQALNGYLRNRWSKPVPLQAIGGDAAKGSRWAGQARRTVTVIVVGETARAANFSLNGYARQTNPRLAREEGLINFARVESCGTATAVSVPCVFSALPRERYDDSVAKHQEGLLDVLSHAGFRVLWRDNNSGCKGVCERVEFVDVATPAPGKAHCAGSECYDEGLLEGLPELIRQGGKDLVVVLHQKGSHGPEYARRYPAGFGRFGPVCQTSEFESCTRESIVAAYDNTILYTDSFLAQTIDLLRQAAHDADVDTAFLYFSDHGESLGEGNMYLHGAPWMFAPKEQTHVPMMLWMSEGFSQRFRIDRACLQARRDQPLSHDNVFHSVLGMLNVETAVLNPKLDLFHACVRN encoded by the coding sequence GTGCCATACCAATTTCCGCGGCGCATCAGCGCCAACCTGCTCGTCTTCGGCGTCGCCCTGCTGCTGGCCAGCGCCGCCAACATCAATTTCTGGTCGAGTTTCATTCACGCCGTCGGCGGCTTCTCGCTGGCGCGGCTGCCGCTGCTGGCGGGCAGCTTCGCGATCGTGGTGCTGCTGTTCTACGCCCTGCTCACGCCGTTCAGCTTCCGCTACGTCGCCAAGCCGGCGCTGGTCGTGTTCATCCTGGTCGCCTCGGCCTCGGCCTGGTTCATCAACCAGTACGGCATCGTGATCGACAAGGCCATTATCCAGAGCATGTTCGAGACCGACTCGAGGGAGGCCGGCGAACTGCTGAGCTGGCGCCTGGCGGTCTTCGTCCTGCTGACCGGCGGCCTGCCGGCGCTGCTGGTGGCGCGCGCGCGGGTGGACTTCCCGCGCGGCCTGCGCGCAACAGGCCGCCGCCTGGGCCTGGGAGCGGCGGCGCTGGCCGCGGCCGCGCTGCTGCTGGTCCTGCTGTTCAAGACCCTGGCGCCGGTGGTGCGCGAGCACCGCGAGCTGCGCTACCTGCTCACGCCCACCAACGTGGTGCAGGCGCTCAACGGCTACCTGCGCAACCGCTGGAGCAAGCCGGTGCCGCTGCAGGCGATCGGCGGCGACGCGGCCAAGGGCAGCCGCTGGGCCGGCCAGGCGCGCCGCACGGTGACCGTGATCGTGGTGGGCGAAACCGCGCGCGCCGCCAATTTCTCGCTCAACGGCTATGCGCGCCAGACCAATCCGCGGCTGGCGCGCGAGGAAGGCCTGATCAATTTTGCACGGGTCGAGTCCTGCGGCACCGCCACCGCGGTGTCGGTGCCCTGCGTGTTCTCGGCGCTGCCGCGCGAGCGCTATGACGACAGCGTCGCCAAGCACCAGGAAGGCCTGCTCGACGTGCTCTCGCATGCGGGTTTCCGCGTGCTCTGGCGCGACAACAATTCCGGCTGCAAGGGCGTGTGCGAGCGCGTCGAATTCGTCGACGTGGCGACGCCGGCGCCCGGCAAGGCCCATTGCGCGGGCAGCGAATGCTATGACGAGGGCCTGCTCGAGGGCCTGCCGGAGCTGATCCGCCAGGGCGGGAAGGACCTGGTCGTGGTCCTGCACCAGAAGGGCAGCCACGGGCCCGAGTATGCGCGGCGCTATCCGGCCGGCTTCGGCCGCTTCGGCCCGGTGTGCCAGACCAGCGAATTCGAAAGCTGCACGCGCGAGTCCATCGTCGCCGCCTACGACAACACCATCCTGTACACCGACAGCTTCCTGGCCCAGACCATCGACCTGCTGCGCCAGGCCGCGCACGATGCCGACGTCGACACCGCCTTCCTGTATTTCTCGGACCACGGCGAATCGCTCGGCGAAGGCAATATGTACCTGCACGGCGCGCCCTGGATGTTCGCGCCGAAGGAACAGACCCACGTGCCGATGATGCTGTGGATGTCGGAGGGCTTCAGCCAGCGCTTCCGCATCGACCGCGCCTGCCTGCAGGCACGCCGCGACCAGCCGCTCTCGCACGACAACGTGTTCCACTCGGTGCTCGGCATGCTGAACGTCGAAACCGCCGTCCTGAACCCCAAACTCGACCTGTTCCATGCCTGCGTACGCAACTGA
- the rnk gene encoding nucleoside diphosphate kinase regulator — MKPTILVSWLDMDRLDRMLDAVPAAQLAARDALLDELGRAALAEPWEMPPDVVTMNSRVRFSFDGAEEEVIMTLTYPKDMAGNPDQLSILTPVGTALLGLKVGDSISWERPDGAMFELSVRGIEYQPERDGQFHR, encoded by the coding sequence ATGAAACCGACCATCCTCGTCTCATGGCTGGACATGGACCGCCTCGACCGCATGCTGGACGCCGTTCCTGCCGCACAACTTGCCGCGCGCGACGCGCTGCTCGATGAACTGGGCCGCGCCGCGCTCGCCGAGCCATGGGAAATGCCGCCCGACGTCGTCACCATGAACTCGCGCGTGCGCTTCTCCTTCGACGGCGCCGAGGAAGAAGTGATCATGACGCTGACTTATCCGAAAGACATGGCCGGTAATCCCGATCAGCTGTCGATCCTGACCCCGGTCGGCACCGCCCTGCTGGGCCTGAAGGTCGGCGATTCGATCAGCTGGGAGCGTCCCGACGGCGCCATGTTCGAGCTCAGCGTGCGCGGAATCGAGTACCAGCCGGAGCGCGACGGACAGTTTCACCGCTAG
- a CDS encoding FAD binding domain-containing protein, whose amino-acid sequence MKAFTYERAKTPQEAAAAAARIPNARFVAGGTNLLDLMKLQIETPAHLIDVNDLALDRIEPAPNGGLRIGALVRNSDLAADLRVRRDYGVLTRALVAGASGQLRNQATTAGNLLQRTRCPYFYDTNVPCNKRRPGSGCSAIGGFTRLHAIVGQSDACIATHPSDMAVAMRVLDAQVETVDPSGATRVIPIADFHRLPGTTPHVEHNLKPGELITAVTLPPPVGGVQSYRKVRDRASYAFAIVSVATILQRDGSGRVALGGVAHKPWRVESAEAAFPRGAQAVAGGLLAGARTTGDNAFKVPLVERTLAAAIADAKATT is encoded by the coding sequence ATGAAAGCCTTTACCTACGAACGGGCCAAGACCCCGCAGGAAGCGGCCGCCGCCGCCGCGCGCATCCCGAATGCGCGCTTCGTTGCCGGCGGCACCAACCTGCTGGACCTGATGAAGCTCCAGATCGAAACGCCGGCCCACCTCATCGACGTCAACGACCTGGCGCTCGACCGCATCGAGCCGGCGCCAAACGGCGGCCTGCGCATCGGCGCGCTGGTGCGCAACTCGGACCTGGCGGCCGACCTGCGGGTGCGGCGCGACTACGGCGTGCTCACCCGCGCGCTGGTGGCGGGCGCCTCCGGCCAGCTGCGCAACCAGGCCACCACCGCCGGCAACCTGCTGCAGCGCACCCGCTGCCCCTATTTCTACGACACCAACGTCCCCTGCAACAAACGCAGGCCCGGCAGCGGCTGCAGCGCCATCGGCGGCTTCACCCGCCTGCACGCGATCGTCGGCCAGAGCGATGCCTGCATCGCCACGCATCCGAGCGACATGGCGGTGGCCATGCGCGTGCTGGACGCCCAGGTCGAGACGGTCGACCCGAGCGGCGCCACGCGCGTGATCCCGATCGCCGACTTCCACCGCCTGCCGGGCACTACGCCGCACGTCGAGCACAACCTGAAACCCGGTGAGCTGATCACCGCCGTGACGCTGCCGCCGCCGGTCGGCGGCGTGCAGAGCTACCGCAAGGTGCGCGACCGCGCGTCCTATGCGTTTGCGATCGTCTCGGTGGCCACCATCCTGCAGCGCGACGGCAGCGGCCGGGTGGCGCTGGGCGGCGTGGCGCACAAGCCGTGGCGGGTGGAGTCGGCCGAAGCCGCGTTCCCGCGCGGGGCGCAGGCGGTGGCGGGCGGCTTGCTTGCCGGCGCCCGCACCACCGGGGACAACGCATTCAAGGTGCCGCTGGTCGAGCGCACCCTGGCCGCCGCGATCGCGGATGCCAAAGCCACGACTTGA
- a CDS encoding response regulator transcription factor encodes MRILIVEDHPDILANLYGFLEPKGHQLDSARNGYGGLALASENDYDVIVLDVMLPGLNGLELCQKLRTELGKATPVLMLTARDSLPDKVAGFDSGADDYLVKPFSLVELEVRLKALVRRSSAAHAVHATMRFGELSYDPETQEAARAGVPVQLTRTGYTLLRCLLAGAPRIVTRETLEQAVWGEDRPDSDALRTHIHALRQAIDKPFATPMLQTVAGVGYKLVQGDSQASLQRDASR; translated from the coding sequence ATGCGCATCCTCATCGTCGAAGACCACCCCGACATCCTCGCCAACCTCTACGGCTTCCTGGAGCCGAAGGGCCACCAGCTCGACTCCGCCCGCAACGGCTACGGCGGGCTGGCGCTCGCCTCCGAGAACGATTACGACGTGATCGTCCTCGACGTCATGCTGCCCGGCCTGAATGGGCTGGAGCTGTGCCAGAAGCTGCGCACCGAGCTCGGCAAGGCCACGCCGGTGCTGATGCTGACCGCGCGCGACAGCCTGCCCGACAAGGTGGCCGGCTTCGACAGCGGCGCCGACGACTACCTGGTCAAGCCCTTTTCGCTGGTGGAACTCGAAGTGCGCCTCAAGGCCCTGGTGCGCCGCTCGTCGGCCGCCCATGCGGTGCACGCGACCATGCGCTTCGGCGAGCTCAGTTACGATCCCGAGACCCAGGAAGCCGCGCGCGCCGGCGTGCCGGTGCAGCTGACCCGGACCGGCTACACCCTGCTGCGCTGCCTGCTCGCCGGCGCGCCGCGCATCGTCACCCGCGAGACGCTGGAGCAGGCCGTGTGGGGCGAGGACCGCCCCGACAGCGACGCCCTGCGCACCCACATCCATGCGCTGCGCCAGGCGATCGACAAGCCCTTCGCCACGCCGATGCTGCAGACTGTGGCGGGCGTCGGCTACAAGCTGGTCCAGGGCGATTCGCAGGCCAGCTTGCAGCGCGATGCGTCCCGCTGA